One window of the Archaeoglobus sulfaticallidus PM70-1 genome contains the following:
- the mer gene encoding 5,10-methylenetetrahydromethanopterin reductase, with product MKFGIEFVPNMKYYELEYYVKLAEDNKFDFVWITDHYNNRNVYSMLTILALKTNTIKLGPGVTNPYHISPAVTASAIATINEISNGRAVLGIGAGDKVTFERIGIDWVKPLKRMREAVEIIRALHAGKPVKYDGEIFKFNGARMDFKAGSIPIYIGAQGPKMLQLAAELGDGVLINASHPKDFEVAKENIDAGLSKAGKSRDAFDTVAYASMSVDKDRDKARNAAKIVVAFIVAGSPEVIFERHGIAAEDVQKVRDALNAAFTKGDWPGVSKAVTDEMIDTFSISGTPDDVIERINELSKAGVTQVVAGSPIGPDKKKSIGLIGKEIIPKL from the coding sequence GACAACAAGTTCGATTTTGTGTGGATAACAGACCACTACAACAACAGGAATGTATATTCGATGCTGACAATTCTGGCTTTGAAAACGAACACAATAAAGCTCGGTCCCGGTGTAACAAACCCGTACCACATCAGCCCGGCGGTAACAGCTTCTGCAATTGCCACGATAAACGAGATAAGCAATGGAAGGGCTGTGCTTGGAATCGGTGCGGGAGATAAGGTAACATTCGAGAGAATCGGAATTGACTGGGTTAAGCCTCTCAAGAGAATGAGAGAGGCGGTTGAGATAATAAGGGCTTTGCATGCCGGTAAGCCTGTCAAGTATGACGGAGAGATCTTCAAGTTCAACGGAGCGAGAATGGACTTTAAGGCTGGTAGCATACCGATATACATCGGTGCGCAGGGTCCGAAGATGCTCCAGCTTGCCGCAGAGCTTGGAGATGGAGTTCTGATCAACGCTTCACATCCAAAGGACTTCGAGGTTGCCAAGGAGAACATCGATGCAGGATTGAGCAAGGCGGGGAAGAGCAGGGATGCGTTTGACACTGTTGCGTACGCATCGATGAGCGTTGATAAGGATAGAGACAAAGCCAGAAACGCAGCCAAGATAGTTGTTGCTTTCATCGTTGCCGGCAGCCCAGAGGTTATATTCGAGAGGCACGGAATTGCTGCGGAAGATGTCCAGAAAGTGAGGGATGCTTTGAATGCAGCCTTCACAAAGGGAGACTGGCCGGGAGTCAGCAAGGCAGTCACGGATGAGATGATTGATACCTTCTCCATAAGCGGAACTCCGGATGATGTCATCGAGAGGATAAACGAACTCTCGAAGGCTGGAGTTACGCAGGTAGTTGCCGGCAGCCCAATCGGCCCGGACAAGAAGAAGTCAATCGGGCTGATAGGCAAGGAGATAATTCCAAAGCTTTGA